TGGCAGCAAGATTTCCGTCGGCGGTCTCTACCAGCTTCTGACAACGTTCATTGTTCGGGGTTCCCAGCGTAACCTGCCATAGGATATTTCCCAACGTATCTCCTTTGATTATCCAGCCGTCTTCTCCGCCCAGACCCTGGGAAGCCGTAAAACCACTCGCATAAAAGTACTTTCCTTGCGTAGGTCGAATGATCGAGTTTAGGCCATCCGGATTGTTTCCACCAACAGCTTTTTGCCATAATACAGTTCCATTGTCTTCGATTAGGCATACTACTGCATTGGAAACGGGAGTATTGATGCCAACGCTTTTACTAAAACCTGCCACCAGATTTCGATTTGATGGCAGGGTCGCAAAATCAAACACCGCGTCTTCCATGGCACCACCAAGGGTTACCAGGCCAAGAACATTTCCGAAGGAATCGGTTCGGAGCATGAATCCGTCATAATCTCCCTGGCCGTAGCTTTTTGTATAACCTCCGGCCAACAACATTCCGTTGGCAAGGGTATCCACATTATGTATCCATTCGATCTGGGTGTTCCCGTAGAGATGTTGAAAACGTGGCGACTGAGCGTGACAGACACTTAAAATGGAAAAAGCGATAAAAAAAGAATATTTGAGCATTTTTCTACTCTGAAAGTACTACTTTTTTAAATAATACCACAGCATCTCCGGACATGATCTGAAGATAGTAAATGCCGGCGGGATACCCGGAAACCTGCAGTCCGTTTGTGTTAAAAAATGACCCTGTTTCTGTTCTTTCAAGTAGTAAATTACCGGTAGCGCCATAAAGTCCTATGGTATATGTTTGAGATTCGGACTTGATCTTGAATGAAAGAGTTTCCTTTGCCGGGATTGGGAAAATGGCGATGTCCTCAGCGGAATATTCCGGCTTGGATTCCGGATTTTCTATCCTGCAGCAAGAGCAATTTATTGTTATGGTTACGAAATCAGAAGCGTCACAACAGTTTGGGCTTGTAACGGTCACCCAATAAGTTGTGGTGGAGGTTAAATTGGTAACCGTAGGATTTTGTACAGTTGTGCTGCTCAAAGCGGTAGAAGGAGTCCAAGCATAGGTCCATGATCCTGCACAACCTGTAGCAGTCGGACTTCCTCCAATAGTCCCGGAATATGATCCTGAGCAACTGGTACGGTTGTTACCGGCATCTACAGTGCAGGCTACAATGGATCCTGCCGGCTCAAACACTTCGGCATTCGACTTGGTGGCTTCGCTGTTGTTCGCCAATCCTATCAGAGAGCAAAGAAAGAAGGAGGCGAGAAAGAATGTGTTTGTTTTCATGATTTGTTTTTTCGCAATAATAGGACAGGGGGGGGGCAAATCCAAATATATTTTTCAGCACCCCCGATTTCGAAATTATAAAAACGGCATAAAAGCCTGAGTTTGATTTTCATGGATGGGCAATCGAAATGAAAATAAAGTTTGTCAGGAGTACTGACGAAGCGCATTCTGTTTTGACTCGAGGAGCATTCGATTTACTTGTAATATTCCAGACGGAGGGCGTATCCACCGGGGTGATGGTTTGCACGACGATGGGAGGAGTAAGGACCTGGGGGATAGTGTTCATCTCGTGGCATCCGCTGTTACCATTCGGATCGGTTTTGATGATCCAGAAGTCAAAATCCTGATTTTGTCCAAGATTTTGACTCTGGCCGCTAAGCAGGAATCCTCCATCGTAGGTGGGATAGGCATGGTGAATTTCATCGCGGCCGCCCATGGACGGATTCATATGGCCATATATTTTTCCCCACATAAAATTTCCTGCCAGATCAATTTTGTACATGAATCCCCGACGTGAATTAAAGGTCAGTTCATTCCCCATGGTCACACCGGAGATGATATATCCTGGAGAGCCAAAGGTTTTATAAATCCTCGAAGGCTCTTCTTCATTCGGCCCGCCATAGGTCTTCGCCCAAACAAGGTTACCGGAGGGATCTAGTTTAACTACTAATACGTCAGGGTTTGATGGGCCGCCATTGACCACTGTTGATCCCGTCATTATAAACCCGCCATCGGAGCTTTGCTCAGGGGTGCCGCAATTTTCAAAAAAAGTTGTTCCAATGACCTTCTGCCATTGCACAGAACCGGCAGAATCTAGCTTTACGCACAGCCAATCGAAATCTGACGGACCACCGGCAGCATAGAATCTGGTGGTTGCCAATAAAAAATAACCGCCATCGCTGGTTATAATACCTTTTCCATCATAATACTCACTCGGATGACCAAAATGCTTGATCCATTGCAAAGTCATGGAGGCGGAATATTTAGCCGCAAAACTCGAACCAAAGAAGACAAGACCACCATCAGGAGTTTCGTAAAAGGACTCCCCTCC
The Bacteroidia bacterium DNA segment above includes these coding regions:
- a CDS encoding T9SS type A sorting domain-containing protein → MKTNTFFLASFFLCSLIGLANNSEATKSNAEVFEPAGSIVACTVDAGNNRTSCSGSYSGTIGGSPTATGCAGSWTYAWTPSTALSSTTVQNPTVTNLTSTTTYWVTVTSPNCCDASDFVTITINCSCCRIENPESKPEYSAEDIAIFPIPAKETLSFKIKSESQTYTIGLYGATGNLLLERTETGSFFNTNGLQVSGYPAGIYYLQIMSGDAVVLFKKVVLSE